TCACGCCGGTCAGGGTGCCTGTCTTGGCTCGGACGACGCCTGCCGCGCCGTCCGTGTAGCGGCTGGTCAGGGTGCCGGTGAAGCCTGCCACCGGGAGACCGGTCAGGGTCGCGCGCAGTTGCGGGTGGGTCGGGTCGGCTGCCTTGGCGAGGAGGGACGTGAGCAGGTCCGCCGTCAGTCTGTCGTCGCGGTTGAGGCCGCTGCCGTCCTTGAAGGCGGCGCCGGAGACCGGGAGTCCGAGCTTCTTCAGCTGCGCCCCGATCGCGTCGCCGGCACCGTCGAAGTCCGGGCGCTGTCCGCTCGCCACGGCCGTCTGGCGGGCCAGGGCCTCGGCGATGTCGTTGTCGCTGTTGGTGAGCATGCGCTCGACCAGCGAGGAGAGCGGGGGCGAGGAGACCTCGGCGAGGGGCTCGGCCCGGTTCGTCGCCTTGGACGGGCCGGGGGAGGTCGTCTTGATGCCGTGGTCCGCGAGGAAGGACGCGAACTCGGCCGCCGCGTCCTTCGCCGGGTCCGCCACCCGGGGTGCCGGGCCGCTGGTGGAATCGTCCGTGCGGGCCTCGTCGGCCATGAGGGCGCTGACCGGGGCAAGGTTGTCGTTGACCCCGATGGGGTGCAGTTCGGGGCCGGCGTAAAGGGTCTTGTCGTACGAGAGGGTGACCTGGCGCACGTTTCGCTTCTTCAGCGCAGCTGCCGTCTCGTCGGCCAGCTCGCGCAGGCTCGCCCAGCCGTCGGCCTCCTTGCGTGCCGTCAGCGTGGGGTCGCCGCCGCCGACCAGGACCAGTTCCTTCGTGTCGGGTTCGAGGGCGGTGCGGGTGGTGAGGCGGTGGTCGGGGCCCAGCGCGGCGAGGGCGGCCGTGGCGGTGGCGAGTTTCGTCGTGGAGGCGGGGATGAGGGGCTCGGAGGCTCCGTCGCCGTAGAGGCGCTTGCCGGTGGCCACGTCCACGATCGCCGCGGTGCTGCGGGTGCCGAGTTCCGGGACGTCCAGGAGCGGGCCCAGGAGGCCGGCGAGAGCCTTGCCGTTCGGGGCCGACTTCACGGTGCTGATGCCGCCGCCGAGGCCGGTGAGGACGGAGGCCGCGCTGGGGGCGGGGCGGGGTCCTTCGGCCGCCGTATCCGCGGAATCGGACGTATCGGCATTACGGCCGTGATCTGTGCCACCCGTGCGCTCCTGGGCGGCCGCCCAGTCCCGCTCGGCCGTACGCTGACCGGTGGAGTCCCAGGGGCCGGCGGCGGACACCACTCCGGCGGCCAGTGCCAGTCCGGCGGTGGCGGCGCCCGCGGTGAACTGCCAGGTCTTCGGCTTGCGTGTCCGCACGGCCTGCGGGGAGACGGCTCGCGCGAGCCGTACGACCCGTGGTTTCGCGGCCGTCGCGGCGCGTGCGAGACGGGGGCCCACGGCGTCCGCGGCCCGTGCCAGACGCGGTCGTACGGCGCTCGCGACCCGCGTCACATGCGGTCTCGCGGCTCGCCAAGGCCTCAGCTCTGGCACGACCACCAGCCCCTTTCGCGATCACACACCTGCGTGAGGGACACTTAACCACCAGAACTATGTGCTGATCATGGAGGAGCCACCGGTGGAGTTCGACGTCACGATCGAGATTCCGAAGGGTTCGCGGAACAAGTACGAGGTGGACCACGAGACCGGTCGGATCCGCCTGGACCGTCGACTCTTCACCTCGACCGCCTACCCGACCGACTACGGCTTCGTCGAGAACACCCTCGGCGAGGACGGCGACCCGCTGGACGCGCTGGTCATCCTGGACGAGCCGACCTTCCCGGGCTGCCTCATCAAGTGCCGCGCGATCGGCATGTTCCGGATGACGGACGAGGCCGGCGGCGACGACAAGCTGCTGTGCGTGCCGGCGACGGACCCGCGGGTGGAGCACCTGCGTGACATCCACCACGTCTCGGAGTTCGACCGCCTGGAGATCCAGCACTTCTTCGAGGTCTACAAGGACCTGGAGCCCGGCAAGTCCGTCGAGGGCGCCGACTGGGTGGGCCGCACCGAGGCCGAGGCCGAGATCGAGCGGTCCTACAAGCGCTTCAAGGACCAGGGCGGCCACTGAGCCATCGGGCTGAGGCACCGGCTGCTCTCAGCCATGTGAACGGGCTGCACGCGTGCGCGTGCAGCCCGTTCGCGTGTGTGTGCGCATACTGAGTGCGGCAGGAGGTGTCGTATAGGGAGTGCTACGCACGTGACGGACGCGGAGGACCGCAAGCCGCAGTCGGACGAGGCAAGGATGGCCTTCACGCCTCCCGTAGGCGTCGAGGTCGGGGACAACGAGTCGGAGACCACGTCCGAGTTCGCCCTCCCCAAGGGGCTGGGTGTACCGCAGCCGCCGGTCCAGGAACCCGAGGGCTCGGCGTTCCGCGCGCCGAGCGGCTACAGCGTCGAGGACGCCTCACCCGCCTTCACCCCCGCGACCGGCATACCGAAGATCAGCCTGACCAAGGATCTGCCCTGGCAGGACCGGATGCGGACGATGCTGCGCATGCCGGTGGCCGAGCGGCCCGCTCCGGAGCGGATGCCGAAGGTGGAGGAGGAGGGTCCGGCCGTCCCGCGCGTGCTCGACCTGACCCTGCGTATCGGCGAGCTGCTGTTGGCGGGCGGTGAGGGCGCGGAGGACGTCGAGGCGGCGATGTTCGCGGTCTGCCGGTCCTACGGCCTGGACCGCTGCGAGCCGAACGTCACCTTCACCCTGCTGTCGATCTCGTACCAGCCGTCGCTGGTGGACGATCCGGTGACGGCGTCGCGCACGGTACGGCGGCGCGGCACCGACTACACGCGTCTGGCCGCCGTGTACCAGCTCGTCGACGACCTCAGCGACCCGGAGAGCCATATCTCCCTGGAGGAGTCCTACGGGCGGCTCGCGGAGATCCGCCGCAACCGGCACCCGTACCCGACCTGGGTGCTGACCGGGGCGAGCGGGCTGCTCGCGGGCGCGGCCTCCGTGCTGGTCGGCGGTGACGTGATCGTCTTCATCGCGGCCATGCTGGGGGCGATGCTCGGCGACCGGCTGGCGTGGCTGTGCGCGGGGCGCGGGCTGCCGGAGTTCTACCAGTTCACGGTGGCCGCGATGCCGCCGGCCGCGATCGGGGTCGCGCTGACGCTGGCGCACGTCGACGTGAAGGGGTCCGCGGTGATCACCGGTGGACTGTTCGCGCTGCTGCCCGGGCGGGCGCTGGTGGCGGGCGTGCAGGACGGGCTGACCGGCTTCTACATCACCGCGGCCGCGCGTCTGCTGGAGGTCATGTACTTCTTCGTCGGCATCGTCGTCGGTGTGCTGGTGATCCTGTACCTCGGCGTGAACCTGGGCGCCGGCCCCGACCCCGACGCGCTGCTGAACATCTCCGAGCGGCCGTACTGGCAGATCGGCGCGTCGATGCTGCTGTCGCTGACCTTCGCGGTGCTGCTCCAGCAGGAACGGTCCACTGTGCTCGCCGTGACCCTCAACGGGGGCGTCGCGTGGGTGGTCTACGGCGCGCTGCACTACGCCGGTGAGCTGTCGCCGGTTGCCTCTACGGCTGTCGCGGCCGGGTTGGTGGGGTTGTTCGGGCAGCTGATGGCGCGGTATCGGTTCGCGTCGGCGTTGCCGTACACGACGGCGGCGATCGGGCCCCTGTTGCCGGGGTCGGCCACGTATTTCGGGCTGTTGTCGATCGCGCAGAACAAGGTGGATGCGGGGCTTGTTTCGCTGGCCACGGCGGCTTCTTTGGCCATGGCCATTGCGATTGGGGTCAATCTCGGGTCGGAGATCTCCCGGTTGTTCCTGCGGATCGGCTCGCCTGAGAAGCGGCGGGCTGCCAAGCGGACGCGGGGATTCTGAGCGCCGGACGCGTATGGCTCTGGTGGTTCTGTCCGACGGCGGCTGCGGGTTGTTCGTGGCTTGTCGCGCCCACGCGGCGGAGCCGCATATTGATACGGCCCCGCGCCCCTTGAGGGCGTGTCAGTACCCCTGGTCGGGCGGGTACTGCTGGTTCTGCCGGCCGTAGCCCTGGGGGTACTGCTGGGCGTACGGCTGCTGCTGGGGCTGCTGGTCGTAGTACTGCTGGTCGTAGCCGTACTGCTGGTGGCCCTGGTTGCCGTACTGCTGCTGGGGCTGGGGCTGGTCGTCGGACGGGATGCGGCGGAGTTGGGTCGTGGCGTCGTCCATCATCATGTGCTGCTGCTGGGCGGGGGCCGGGGCCTCCGTCGCCGCGCGCTTGTTCTTGGCGCGCTCTCGCAGGTACTCGATGATGATCGGGACCACGGAGACGAAGACGATCAGGACGAGGATCGCCTCGACGTTCTTGTTGATGAAGTCGATCTGGCCGAGCCAGTAGCCCGCGAGGGTGACGCCGGTGCCCCAGGCGATGCCGCCGATGATGTTGTACGTGAGGAACGTGCGGTACCGCATACGGCCGGCGCCCGCCACGATGGGGGCGAAGGTGCGCACGATCGGGACGAAGCGGGCGAGGACGATCGCCTTGGGGCCGTACTTCTCCATGAACTCGTGCGCCTTCTCCAGGTTCTCCTGTTTGAAGAGCTTGGAGTTGGGGCGGTTGAAGAGCTTCGGGCCGAAGAACTTGCCGATCATGTACCCGACTTGGTCACCGATGACGGCGGCCAGGACGATGAGGGTGCAGACCAGCCACAGGGGCTGGCTGATGTACTGCCCTTGGGCCACGAAGAGGCCCGCCGTGAACAGCAGCGAGTCACCGGGCAGGAACGCGAAGAGGCCGGATTCGGCGAAGACGATCAGCAGGATGCCGGGGAGGCTGAAGGTCTCGATCAGATAGTCCGGGCTGAGCCACTCGGGGCCGAGCGCAAGCGTGGTCACGGGATTGTGGCTCCTGCTGGATGGGGGGCGGGCGGGCTGAGGCTGGCTGCTCAAATTATCAACGCTGCACTGGCCGCCCAGGTTCCATGGACCCCCTCAGGATGCACTGTGCCTCTGCTGGGTCAAAGCTGTGATTCATGGGCATCGAAGAGTACGGCGGCGGTCAGGGGCCCCGACCCGACGTTCTGGTGGTGACCACGAACGACATTCCCGGCCACCGGGTCACAGAGGTTCTCGGCGAGGTCTTCGGGTTGACGGTGCGGTCGCGGCACCTCGGCAGCCAGATCGGCGCCGGGCTGAAGTCGCTGGTCGGCGGTGAGCTCAGGGGGCTCACCAAGACGCTGGTGGAGACCCGCAACCAGGCCATGGAGCGGCTCGTCGAGCAGGCACGCGCGCGTGGCGCGAATGCCGTGCTCGCGTTCCGGTTCGACGTCACCGAGGCGGCCGACGTGGGCACCGAGGTGTGTGCCTACGGGACGGCGGTGGTCCTGGCCCGGGAGTGACCCGTACGGGGTCCCGGGCCAGGGGTCACGAGGAGTGCCGGGCGGCGTTGGCGAGGATCGCCGCCCTGAGGTGCTCGGCGAGGCCCGGCCGCATGGAGTCGTAGTACGCCTTGAAGCGCTCGTCGGAGACGTACATCTCCGCGAAGCACCGGTGCATCTCGTACGACACCTCGAAGTACGACCTGCTGACGTGCTGCCGGTGTTCCTCGGCCAGGTCCATGGCCGCCTCGCCGGACGGCTGCTCGCCGGCGGCCACCAGGGCGGCGTACCGTTCCTGCCAGTCGTCGACCTCGGCCTGGATGCGCTTCCAGTCCTCCTTGGTGTAGGTCGCGGCGCGGCGCTGTGACTCGGCATACGCCTCCGTGCCGCCCCAGCGCTGCTCCGTCTCCTCGGCGTACTGCTCGGGGTCCTTGTCCCCGAAGACCTCGAACCGCTCCTCCGGCGTGAGATTGATTCCCATCTTGCGTGCCTCCATGGCGTGCTCCACGGCCGCCGCCATCTTCCGCAGCTTCTCGATCCGGGCGGTCAGCAGCTCGTGCTGCCGGCGCAGGTGTGCGCGCGGGTCCGCGTCCGGGTCGTCGAGCAGGGCGGCGACCTCCTCGAGCGGGAAGCCGAGCTCGCGGTAGAACAGGATCTGCTGCAGCCGGTCGAGGTCGGCGCCGTTGTAGCGCCGGTGGCCCGCGTGGCTGCGCTCGCCGGGTACGAGCAGGCCGATGTCGTCGTAGTGGTGCAGGGTGCGCACCGTCACTCCGGCGAAGCCGGCGACCTGTCCCACGGAGTAGCTCACTTCCGCTCCCTTCTCGGTACGCACTCCACGGTGAGTCCTCACGCGACGTGAGGTGCAAGCCCGTTTTCCCCTCAGAGGGGCGCGCCCGTTCTGCCCCGCGGTCACACGGTCTCCTTCACACCGCGTACGGGTTCTCCTGGTCCTCGGCGAGGATCCCGACGAACGGTTCGCCCTCCCCCGCGAAGGTGTAGGCGCCGCCCCGGATGCGTTCGATGAGGCCGCGGGTCCACTCGGCGCCGGTGTCGGCGGAGTGGACCCAGAAGTTCATGATCTCGCCGATATGGCCGAGCTGACCGGGGCCGTCCTCGGGCGTGTAGTACTCGGTGACGGACTTGCGCCACTCCTCGATGCTGCGCACCCGCTCCTCGAGGAGGGCGAGGACCTCCTCACGGTCCAGGTCGACCATGCAGCCGAGCGCGGCGGTCAGGACGTCCGGTCTCTGGTCGTAGGCCGTGAGGTACTGGCGCACCAGCCCGAGGTATTCCTCGGTGCCCTTCTCGGTGACCTCGTACTCCGTGCGCGGTGGCCCGCCGGCCGTGGACGGGGCGATCTCGTGGGCGTGCAGCAGTCCCTGCTTCGCCATCTGCTTCAGGGCGTGGTAGATCGAGCCGGGCTTGGCGTTGGACCACTCGTGCGCGCCCCAGTACTCCAGGTCGTTGCGCACCTGGTAGCCGTGAGCCCGCCCGTGCTGGCGGACCGCGCCGAGCACGAGGAGACGGATCGCTGACATGCGGTCCAGATTAGGGCGGGGGGCGGGTCGGGGCGGGGGTCAGGTCACTCGCCGTGGCAGGCGGGCACCCGGTGAACACCTGGATGCACGCCTGCCGGGCGTATGGAAGTCGACCGACTCAGAACGGGAACCCGCTCCGCCCGTGCTGCACCGAGATCCACTTGATCGTCGTGAACGCGTCCAGCATCGTCTCGCCGTTCAGGCGGCCGAGGCCGGAGTGCTTCTCGCCGCCGAAGGGGACGATCGGCTCGTCGTGGAC
Above is a window of Streptomyces sp. DT2A-34 DNA encoding:
- a CDS encoding threonine/serine exporter ThrE family protein, producing MTDAEDRKPQSDEARMAFTPPVGVEVGDNESETTSEFALPKGLGVPQPPVQEPEGSAFRAPSGYSVEDASPAFTPATGIPKISLTKDLPWQDRMRTMLRMPVAERPAPERMPKVEEEGPAVPRVLDLTLRIGELLLAGGEGAEDVEAAMFAVCRSYGLDRCEPNVTFTLLSISYQPSLVDDPVTASRTVRRRGTDYTRLAAVYQLVDDLSDPESHISLEESYGRLAEIRRNRHPYPTWVLTGASGLLAGAASVLVGGDVIVFIAAMLGAMLGDRLAWLCAGRGLPEFYQFTVAAMPPAAIGVALTLAHVDVKGSAVITGGLFALLPGRALVAGVQDGLTGFYITAAARLLEVMYFFVGIVVGVLVILYLGVNLGAGPDPDALLNISERPYWQIGASMLLSLTFAVLLQQERSTVLAVTLNGGVAWVVYGALHYAGELSPVASTAVAAGLVGLFGQLMARYRFASALPYTTAAIGPLLPGSATYFGLLSIAQNKVDAGLVSLATAASLAMAIAIGVNLGSEISRLFLRIGSPEKRRAAKRTRGF
- a CDS encoding MerR family transcriptional regulator translates to MSYSVGQVAGFAGVTVRTLHHYDDIGLLVPGERSHAGHRRYNGADLDRLQQILFYRELGFPLEEVAALLDDPDADPRAHLRRQHELLTARIEKLRKMAAAVEHAMEARKMGINLTPEERFEVFGDKDPEQYAEETEQRWGGTEAYAESQRRAATYTKEDWKRIQAEVDDWQERYAALVAAGEQPSGEAAMDLAEEHRQHVSRSYFEVSYEMHRCFAEMYVSDERFKAYYDSMRPGLAEHLRAAILANAARHSS
- a CDS encoding YbjQ family protein, with product MGIEEYGGGQGPRPDVLVVTTNDIPGHRVTEVLGEVFGLTVRSRHLGSQIGAGLKSLVGGELRGLTKTLVETRNQAMERLVEQARARGANAVLAFRFDVTEAADVGTEVCAYGTAVVLARE
- the dacB gene encoding D-alanyl-D-alanine carboxypeptidase/D-alanyl-D-alanine-endopeptidase → MVVPELRPWRAARPHVTRVASAVRPRLARAADAVGPRLARAATAAKPRVVRLARAVSPQAVRTRKPKTWQFTAGAATAGLALAAGVVSAAGPWDSTGQRTAERDWAAAQERTGGTDHGRNADTSDSADTAAEGPRPAPSAASVLTGLGGGISTVKSAPNGKALAGLLGPLLDVPELGTRSTAAIVDVATGKRLYGDGASEPLIPASTTKLATATAALAALGPDHRLTTRTALEPDTKELVLVGGGDPTLTARKEADGWASLRELADETAAALKKRNVRQVTLSYDKTLYAGPELHPIGVNDNLAPVSALMADEARTDDSTSGPAPRVADPAKDAAAEFASFLADHGIKTTSPGPSKATNRAEPLAEVSSPPLSSLVERMLTNSDNDIAEALARQTAVASGQRPDFDGAGDAIGAQLKKLGLPVSGAAFKDGSGLNRDDRLTADLLTSLLAKAADPTHPQLRATLTGLPVAGFTGTLTSRYTDGAAGVVRAKTGTLTGVNALAGTVVDQDGRLLAFAFLATNTTDPAAAQSALDRTATALSACGCG
- a CDS encoding DedA family protein — encoded protein: MTTLALGPEWLSPDYLIETFSLPGILLIVFAESGLFAFLPGDSLLFTAGLFVAQGQYISQPLWLVCTLIVLAAVIGDQVGYMIGKFFGPKLFNRPNSKLFKQENLEKAHEFMEKYGPKAIVLARFVPIVRTFAPIVAGAGRMRYRTFLTYNIIGGIAWGTGVTLAGYWLGQIDFINKNVEAILVLIVFVSVVPIIIEYLRERAKNKRAATEAPAPAQQQHMMMDDATTQLRRIPSDDQPQPQQQYGNQGHQQYGYDQQYYDQQPQQQPYAQQYPQGYGRQNQQYPPDQGY
- a CDS encoding inorganic diphosphatase, whose protein sequence is MEFDVTIEIPKGSRNKYEVDHETGRIRLDRRLFTSTAYPTDYGFVENTLGEDGDPLDALVILDEPTFPGCLIKCRAIGMFRMTDEAGGDDKLLCVPATDPRVEHLRDIHHVSEFDRLEIQHFFEVYKDLEPGKSVEGADWVGRTEAEAEIERSYKRFKDQGGH
- a CDS encoding PadR family transcriptional regulator — its product is MSAIRLLVLGAVRQHGRAHGYQVRNDLEYWGAHEWSNAKPGSIYHALKQMAKQGLLHAHEIAPSTAGGPPRTEYEVTEKGTEEYLGLVRQYLTAYDQRPDVLTAALGCMVDLDREEVLALLEERVRSIEEWRKSVTEYYTPEDGPGQLGHIGEIMNFWVHSADTGAEWTRGLIERIRGGAYTFAGEGEPFVGILAEDQENPYAV